Genomic window (Chondrocystis sp. NIES-4102):
GTGAATTGTATCAGGATAGGGTAAATTGTGGTCGTTTAGCGGTGGTAGTAAATTTTCTAACATCTGTATTTTTTTTTAACGCAACAAAAATCGAAGATTATCAAGATATCTAACAAATTCTCTAGAATTCGGCAGACTCTTTTTACTATTACATTTTTTATTTTCTCTTCACCCCCGATAGTCGGGTTAATCAGGAAGTTTGAAAACAACTACTATTTAACGTACAAGTCTTTACATAACCTTTAAATTATATAGTTATGCTTTTATTATAGTTATAAAGATCTCGGCAAATCTGGTATTCAGGTTTATTTAATTACTGGGGAGACAGGAGAGGGGAGACAGGAGACAGGAGACAGGAGAGGGAAGACAGAAGACAGGAGCGATGCAGCACGGTCTTGGGGGTTTCCCCCGTATTGGACTGCATCAAGAAGACAGAAGACAGAAGTCAGGAGTCAGGAGAAGCCAAAAGCTAACAGCTAAAAAATATCGAGCATTCCTATAGTTTTGTACTTTAGCAAAAAACCAAGTTTAAAAAAGTTTGCAGAACTACTAACCAATTGTTTAAACTGATGGGGTTAATTTAGCCAGTTATGATGATATGAAGCTTGGGAATTACAAACAAATTCCAACTATTGCAGCCTTAATGCAGCCATTTCCTTATTTTGCAGAACCTGATACACCTGTTACAGAAATACTCAGAATAATGAATGAACATGATATACGTCATCTGCCAATTAAACAAAGCGATCGCATTATCGGTATTGTTTCCGAAAGAGATTTACATTGGGTAGCTAATTCCAAACTAGTTTCAATAGTTAATCACGATATCCCCGTTGCCCACGTAATGACCTACAATCCATATCAAGTAGATATCAATACCCCTCTTACCAAGGTAATATTTGAAATGACACAACAAAAAATAGGTGCTGCAATAGTTACCAGTTCAGATAGACTTGCAGGTATTGTAACAACCATCGATATCGCTCAGGCATTAGGTGAGCTTTTAGAATCCCAATTCAACTATTATTAACATAAACCCTTAGAGGCTAACCATTCCCGATTATACAAACGAGACTGATAACGTGCGCCACCGTCACAGAGAATAGTAACAATAGTATGACCTGGGCCCATTTGTTTTGCCAAAGCAACGGCAGCAGCCACATTAATACCTACCGAACCACCCATAAATAAACCGTCTTGATGGAGTAACTGATCAAGTACCTCTAGACAAGAGCGATCGTCAATTTGAATAGCATCATCCATCGGCGCGCCTACCATATTACCTGTAATGCGACTATTGCCTATACCTTCAGTGATCGAACTGCCTTCTATTTTTATTTCCCCAGTTTTAACGTAGCTATACAACCCACTACCCATCGGATCTGCCACCACACAACGAATATTAGGGTTTTTCTCCTTTAAAAACATTGATACTCCTGCATAAGTACCCCCAGTACCAGTCGCTGTTACCCAAGCATCCACTTTTCCATTAGTTTGCGCCCAAATCTCGGCTGCGGTGGTTTCATAGTGCGCCCGACGATTAGCCAGATTCTCGAATTGATTAGCCCAGATAGCATTATCTAATTCTGCTGCGACTCTCCCAGACATCTTGACATAATTATTAGGATCTTTATAAGGTACAGCAGGGACAAGGCGAACTTCTGCCCCCAAAATCCTTAAAGTATCAATTTTTTCTTGTGATTGAGTTTCGGGAATAATAATTAAGCACTTATAGCCTTTTGCATTACAAATATGTGCCAAACCTATACCCGTATTACCTGCTGTCCCCTCAACTACCGTACCACCAGGTTTTAATATCCCTTGTTTTTCTGCATCTTCGATAATATATAAGGCTGCGCGATCCTTTACCGAACCACCAGGATTAAGAAATTCAGCTTTACCTAGGATTTCACACCCCGTCTCTTGACTAAAACTATTAAGACGAATTAGAGGCGTATTACCAATCGTTGCCACAAAACCTTTTTTGATATCCATCATCTATAAAAAGTAAATATAATCAACTTATTAATTTTTAGGTTAACTGAATTTCACTAATAATTGCTTATTGATTATCCTGTTTAATTACTTTCTCAGACTTTTGAATTAGCATCGCTTCATAACGTCCCTCAGCTAGTAACTTAGGTTTGACATACAAATTTTCCAGTAAAACACCCATTCCTGCTATCCAAGGAGGAACAATAATCGCCCCAATAATGCCTAATACCTGTGTTCCACCCAATACTGCTAATAATTGATAGAGAGGGGAGACTTTAACAGAATTACCAACCAACAAAGGATCTAAAACATAAGTTTCCAAATTTTGCACAATTACAAATAACAGCAATACCCAAACAAAAGTCAGCCCTCCTTGGGAGACAGCGACAATTAAAGCTGGTACTGCGCCTAAAACAGGGCCAAAAAAGGGAATAAGATTAGTAAAGCCTGCAATTACTCCTAACCCCAAAGCTAATTCTGACAAACCGAGAAATCTGAGGCTGATACTGATAACTAAACCCAAAATAGCAGAAACGACGATGCGCCCTTGAATATAACCACCCATTCTTTTAGCAACAGGTTCAATTTGTGCTGCTAAGTTATAGTCCCAAGGTTCAGGAAAAAGATTGATAATATCTTCTAATAGTTGCTTGGAAGCGGAAAGCATATAAGCAGAAAGCAATAAGGCTAAAAAAGCTGTAAATACACTCCCGATAATGCCTCTTGTAAGACTGTAGGAACGAATTACTAATTGTTGACTAGATCTAATAGCCCATGAGGTTAAACCCTGGACATCTAGCAATTGGTTAATAATACCAGGCTCACCTGTTTCACTTATCCCAAAACGCAGAATGAAATCAGATAAAAGTAGTTGCAAGGTGTCTAGGTAGTAGGGTAATTTGCCAATTAAGCTTTGGATCTGCTCTACTACTGTTGGGCCAACAATTAACCCAAAACCTGTTAAAGTGGCGATTAGACCTGCATAAACACTTAAAACAGCTAATAAACGGGGAATTCCGAGTTTTTGGGTGGTATTGACGATCGGAGCTAAAGTTGCAGCGATCACTATAGCAATCATTAGTGCAATCAATAAAGTTCTTAACTGCCACAGTAGAATTAATAATAGGGGCAGCAGTACTAGCAAAATAATATCAGTTAGGGAAATAGAAAGCCGTTGATTAGTCATGTAGTAAAAGCTTGAAGCTAATAAACCATTAAGCTGTATAAATTAATAGCAGATTTTCTTTTAGTTTTACACAAGTAGGGAATGATACTTAGCTGTTTTCTTGGTTTCAAGCAATTTTTCAACTTAACTTTTTGAGATGATGAAATATCAGGCAGGTTTCGCCCAAAATTAAGTTATAAATCCTGAGAACTTTTTGGTAATAAATAAATGATTCGTTAATTTCTTAACTAATGGCTTTACTTTTAATGATCCCTCTATTACTGGCGGTAGCGTCATTGCTAATTTAACAGGGGTTGCACCTAATTTGATTGGTTGGGATGACTTTGTGTTCAGTGAAGTTATTTCACCTACTAATATGAGGAGTGCGGAAATTGATAAGGCAGCTTTAGCTTAATGGTACTTTTATACTTGGCTTATATATTAATGGTTTGAAAGGTCAGCTATTCAATAGTTAATGGTCTTTGCTCAAGGTTATATTTAAATATCGCGATCGCTCTTTTTGTTAAAGTAATTTCTCAAATATAGGGCGATCGCCAATCCTGTTTCTGGTTTTTTACTCAGTTAAACTAAAGATAATTCTATTTTTTCTCCTGACTGTGGATCTATTGCTCTAGTTGTCAGGTTATTTGCTTGTAAAAGCTGGTTGAAATCTTCGATCGTACCATCTGATTTTAAAACTGACATCACTAAACCCTGGAAATCTATGTCTCCCCCCGCAGCCGTACCAATAATTACTTGGGGTTTTAAGACTTTACAGATCTCTAAAGCTGCATTTTGTCCTTTGATTACTGCGCCTAATAAAGGTAACTTTAAATTAGTAATTGGAGCAAGAACTACATCTATCGGTGCTGCTTGCTTAAGTGTTTCTGAATGATATCCGTGGGGTTCGTAATAGATAGTTTTACCAGATCTTAACCCTTTGATAATGTAACCATTTTCGATTAATGTCGGCCCAATGGGCGATCCTGGGACAGCCTGTATCTCTAAGTTTTCCCCTAATTGAATGCTTTGCTGATGCTTTAAGATATTTACAGTATTGTATCCCAACCCCTGGACTACTTTTGCTGCATTGGCAGATGCCACAACAGGGATATTTTTATCTAATTCCTTGAGAGTGGGAGGATGAGCGTGATCCTCCAAACCTTGGGATAAGAGAATTAAGTCGATATTTTCAGGAATGGGGTGGGGCTTATTTTTTTTTCCTTGAAATAGCCAACTAAAATTACCAAAGGTTAAATCACCCACTAGCCAGGGATCAAGTAAGATACGTTGACCATCAATTTCTATCAGCCAGGAATTACTATCGAAATAAGTAAAATTCATAAATTGTCTTCTGCTATACACTTACTGCTTATTGTAAATTTTTGTTAAGGTGTTTGTCGGCGAATCTGCAGAAAATTTACTAAACGATATAAGTTATATTTGAACTATAAGGCTGCATAGGGATAAATATAGCTTCTGCGATCGCGCACTTGTAATGTTGATCAAGGAATGGAATGTGTAATTTTTTTGCTGATCCCTCTTAACAGTCTAGTATAAATTTATTTTATGTTAGATGATCATTAAAATTCGTTGTTAAACTTTGATGTTTATCTTTTCTTCGCTTTGACGTAAAATATTGTAGGTATTTATATAATAGACATCTTGTGTAAGTAAAAAAGAAAGATTGATTATTTTTGCTTTTTTCAATGCTAATTAATCGTGATTGGGAGGAAAATTATCTGGATTAATCGGCAGATAAGCGATAGATATATTAGAGGTGAAGTAGATATAAACTTCTTTAACGAAAAGTTAAAATAATCATAACTACTTTCGAGTAGGATGAGGCTAAATACCAACAAAAAATCAACACAGCGAAAGACAAATTTAAATTTCAGAGCAAGTATATTTTTATGATTTATGATCAAAGGAATGCTAGTCAAACTGAGACGGTTTTACAAGCAGAGAACGTTAATGTTTATTACGGTAATTTTTTAGCAGTAAAAGGAGTATACCTAAATATACCTAAAAACCGT
Coding sequences:
- a CDS encoding putative chloride channel protein: MKLGNYKQIPTIAALMQPFPYFAEPDTPVTEILRIMNEHDIRHLPIKQSDRIIGIVSERDLHWVANSKLVSIVNHDIPVAHVMTYNPYQVDINTPLTKVIFEMTQQKIGAAIVTSSDRLAGIVTTIDIAQALGELLESQFNYY
- a CDS encoding pyridoxal-5'-phosphate-dependent protein beta subunit codes for the protein MDIKKGFVATIGNTPLIRLNSFSQETGCEILGKAEFLNPGGSVKDRAALYIIEDAEKQGILKPGGTVVEGTAGNTGIGLAHICNAKGYKCLIIIPETQSQEKIDTLRILGAEVRLVPAVPYKDPNNYVKMSGRVAAELDNAIWANQFENLANRRAHYETTAAEIWAQTNGKVDAWVTATGTGGTYAGVSMFLKEKNPNIRCVVADPMGSGLYSYVKTGEIKIEGSSITEGIGNSRITGNMVGAPMDDAIQIDDRSCLEVLDQLLHQDGLFMGGSVGINVAAAVALAKQMGPGHTIVTILCDGGARYQSRLYNREWLASKGLC